Proteins found in one Halobaculum sp. MBLA0147 genomic segment:
- a CDS encoding PadR family transcriptional regulator, which produces MRKSGPPRGLISYLMLELLEERPRYGYEILKEIEEISGGHWEPSYGSVYPILYKFEDEGWAERIEREDEPDRKYFALTDAGHDHLAEKRRESGDQAEEFADVILGFYHVYVAFATDERFEVETPDDAWCFDDDHSAWIAEQVIRHHERDFGEFERPDATPAEFAARHGHGEGQSDDGDERESTVADTESRTDGVDDETEAVGDDGSVADENSVDDPDAVQNGADVETDGGVDGSTETNDG; this is translated from the coding sequence ATGCGGAAGAGCGGCCCCCCGCGTGGGCTCATCTCGTACCTGATGCTGGAGTTGTTGGAGGAGCGTCCGCGGTACGGCTACGAGATCCTCAAGGAGATCGAGGAGATCAGCGGCGGCCACTGGGAGCCGTCGTACGGCTCCGTCTACCCGATCCTCTACAAGTTCGAGGACGAGGGCTGGGCCGAGCGGATCGAACGCGAGGACGAACCGGACCGGAAGTACTTCGCGTTGACCGACGCCGGCCACGACCACCTCGCTGAGAAGCGCCGAGAGTCCGGCGACCAAGCCGAGGAGTTCGCGGACGTGATCTTGGGGTTCTACCACGTCTACGTCGCCTTCGCCACCGACGAGCGGTTCGAGGTGGAGACACCCGACGACGCGTGGTGTTTCGACGACGACCACTCCGCGTGGATCGCCGAGCAGGTGATCCGCCACCACGAGCGCGACTTCGGCGAGTTCGAGCGGCCGGACGCCACGCCGGCCGAGTTCGCGGCCCGTCACGGACACGGCGAAGGGCAGTCGGACGACGGTGACGAGCGGGAGTCCACCGTCGCCGACACCGAGTCTCGTACCGACGGTGTCGACGACGAGACCGAAGCTGTCGGCGACGACGGGTCCGTCGCCGACGAGAACAGTGTAGACGACCCGGACGCCGTGCAGAACGGCGCAGACGTCGAGACGGACGGCGGCGTCGACGGGTCCACAGAGACGAACGACGGCTGA
- a CDS encoding DUF106 domain-containing protein, which translates to MPLENPSTWTTLDKAVAVTALVLASGYAVGPVRELVIAGVSGLVGPLAVWLPFSGLVAVLGGVSGLAGTAARAYAQDRALVERARARTEELREELAAATSDADDTDGGRDGTSAGGADDVAALQAELREQTLTVVSESVKPAAYGAAVSIPAFLWLRWAVAAPAAAVVPAATTLPVVGTIAWSATLVGPLKLWLVWYLGASLSVGALSRRLAARLGPTA; encoded by the coding sequence GTGCCACTCGAGAACCCCTCCACTTGGACGACTCTGGACAAGGCCGTGGCCGTGACCGCGCTCGTGTTGGCCTCCGGCTACGCCGTGGGGCCGGTCCGCGAGTTGGTGATCGCCGGCGTCTCCGGACTCGTCGGCCCGCTCGCGGTCTGGCTCCCGTTCTCCGGCCTCGTGGCGGTGTTGGGTGGCGTCTCCGGACTCGCCGGCACCGCGGCACGCGCCTACGCGCAAGACCGGGCGCTCGTCGAACGTGCCAGGGCCAGGACGGAGGAACTCCGCGAAGAACTCGCCGCCGCGACCAGTGACGCAGACGATACGGACGGCGGTAGAGACGGCACGAGTGCCGGCGGTGCGGACGACGTGGCCGCCCTCCAGGCGGAACTCCGCGAGCAGACGCTCACGGTGGTCTCCGAGAGTGTCAAGCCGGCCGCCTACGGCGCGGCGGTGTCGATCCCGGCGTTCCTCTGGCTCCGGTGGGCGGTCGCCGCGCCGGCCGCGGCGGTCGTGCCGGCCGCGACGACGCTACCCGTCGTCGGGACGATCGCGTGGTCGGCGACGCTCGTCGGCCCGCTCAAACTGTGGCTCGTCTGGTACCTCGGCGCGTCGCTGTCCGTCGGCGCGCTCTCGCGGCGCCTCGCTGCCCGACTCGGCCCGACGGCCTGA
- the lysS gene encoding lysine--tRNA ligase produces the protein MSTDDADEEATPAPTPGAGTRADDDGDGEAYRVFWADELADEILARDPEEPIVIKGGVSPSGIPHLGHFNEILRGYFVAEVLRERGYEVEQVFTSDDRDALRKVPHNLATADWEIVGLGEVDAGALGRNLGVPYTDVPDPFGDCHDSYGDHFTGLLRDSAALLDVPVTFESNTELYESGRFDDAVDTVVGDAETAAAVLAEFQASASADDLPFVAQCPECGTLTDDVSDVDLDERTIGFACTGFDAGDEEIEGCGATGRVSLRAGKLPWRFEWPAQWSTLGVDCEPFGKDHAEGSWPSGERIAREVFDEEPPVPFVYEWFTLDGEALSSSSGHVVTVEEVAKLIEPAVVKYFFLRNPGRAKDFDVSRLDQLVDEFDRFERIYFGEEEAQPELEALAERAYPFLVDEVRPDRVRLPFTFAAVLGMVEDREFRVQLARDEGHFDADTPEWAIDAALERVERAREWAERCDNAYNYRLQTALPAHDFDAATEAALDDLADFVAEGHDGEAIQGEVYEAAKRHDVDVSAFFEAGYRLFFDDTQGPRLGEFLGELEREFVVERLRREA, from the coding sequence ATGAGTACGGACGACGCCGACGAGGAGGCGACACCGGCCCCCACGCCGGGTGCCGGCACGCGGGCGGACGACGACGGGGACGGCGAGGCGTACCGTGTGTTCTGGGCGGACGAGCTCGCGGACGAGATCCTGGCACGCGACCCCGAGGAACCCATCGTGATCAAGGGCGGTGTCTCCCCGTCCGGCATCCCCCACCTCGGGCACTTCAACGAGATTCTCCGGGGGTACTTCGTCGCCGAGGTGCTGCGGGAACGCGGCTACGAGGTCGAACAGGTGTTCACCAGCGACGACCGCGACGCGTTGCGGAAGGTGCCACACAACCTCGCGACGGCCGACTGGGAGATCGTCGGCCTCGGCGAGGTGGACGCCGGCGCGCTCGGGCGGAACCTCGGCGTCCCGTACACGGACGTGCCGGACCCGTTCGGAGACTGTCACGACTCCTACGGCGACCACTTCACCGGCCTGTTGCGCGACAGCGCGGCCCTGCTCGACGTGCCGGTGACGTTCGAGTCGAACACGGAGCTCTACGAGTCGGGACGGTTCGACGACGCCGTCGACACGGTGGTGGGCGACGCGGAGACCGCCGCCGCGGTGCTCGCGGAGTTCCAGGCCTCGGCCAGCGCCGACGACCTCCCGTTCGTCGCACAGTGTCCAGAGTGTGGCACGCTCACCGACGACGTGTCCGACGTGGACCTCGACGAGCGGACGATCGGGTTCGCGTGTACGGGGTTCGACGCCGGCGACGAGGAGATCGAGGGGTGTGGCGCGACCGGACGCGTCTCCCTGCGAGCGGGGAAGCTCCCGTGGCGCTTCGAGTGGCCGGCCCAGTGGTCGACGCTGGGCGTCGACTGCGAGCCGTTCGGGAAGGACCACGCGGAGGGATCGTGGCCTTCCGGCGAGCGGATCGCCCGCGAGGTGTTCGACGAGGAGCCGCCGGTCCCGTTCGTCTACGAGTGGTTCACGCTCGACGGGGAGGCGCTCTCCTCGTCGTCGGGCCACGTCGTCACGGTCGAGGAGGTGGCGAAGCTGATCGAGCCGGCGGTGGTGAAGTACTTCTTCCTCCGGAACCCCGGGCGAGCGAAGGACTTCGACGTGAGTCGCCTCGACCAACTCGTCGACGAGTTCGACCGCTTCGAGCGGATCTACTTCGGCGAGGAGGAGGCACAGCCGGAACTCGAGGCGTTGGCCGAGCGCGCGTACCCGTTCCTCGTCGACGAGGTGCGACCCGATCGCGTCCGGCTCCCGTTCACGTTCGCGGCGGTGCTCGGGATGGTCGAGGACCGCGAGTTCCGCGTGCAGCTGGCCCGCGACGAGGGGCACTTCGACGCAGACACCCCGGAGTGGGCGATCGACGCCGCACTCGAACGCGTGGAACGGGCCCGCGAGTGGGCCGAGCGGTGTGACAACGCCTACAACTACCGGCTGCAGACGGCGCTGCCGGCCCACGACTTCGACGCCGCCACCGAGGCCGCGCTGGACGACTTGGCCGACTTCGTCGCCGAGGGCCACGACGGCGAGGCGATCCAGGGTGAGGTGTACGAGGCGGCCAAGCGCCACGACGTGGACGTGTCCGCGTTCTTCGAGGCGGGCTACCGGCTGTTCTTCGACGACACGCAGGGACCGCGACTCGGTGAGTTCCTGGGCGAACTCGAGCGGGAGTTCGTCGTCGAACGGCTGCGTCGCGAGGCCTGA
- the pyrH gene encoding UMP kinase: MRVVLSLGGSVLAPDLDADRVAGHADAIERVAREGCDVGVVVGGGGVAREYIGAARGLGANEVALDRLGIGVTRLNARLLAAGFGEGLDPTLATGYDDAETAIRRGDTAVMGGVTPGLTTDAVAAVLAESVGADLLVYGTGADGVYDADPAEHDDARKFDTLTPTELVERIAPMSRDAGASAPVDLPAAKLIERAGMRTIVLDGTDPQAVEDAILTGAHTGTDVVPEGTDEPSYWAH, encoded by the coding sequence ATGAGAGTGGTACTGTCGCTGGGTGGGAGTGTGCTCGCGCCCGACCTCGACGCCGATCGGGTGGCTGGACACGCCGACGCCATCGAGCGCGTGGCTCGCGAGGGGTGTGACGTGGGTGTCGTCGTCGGTGGGGGCGGCGTCGCTCGGGAGTACATCGGTGCCGCACGCGGGCTCGGGGCCAACGAGGTGGCGCTCGACCGGCTCGGGATCGGTGTCACACGACTCAACGCGCGGCTCCTCGCGGCCGGGTTCGGCGAGGGGCTCGACCCGACGCTGGCGACCGGCTACGACGACGCCGAGACGGCGATCCGGCGCGGCGACACGGCCGTGATGGGCGGCGTGACGCCGGGGTTGACCACCGACGCCGTCGCCGCCGTCCTCGCGGAGTCCGTCGGCGCGGACCTGCTCGTGTACGGGACGGGGGCCGACGGGGTGTACGACGCCGACCCGGCGGAACACGACGACGCACGGAAGTTCGACACGCTGACTCCGACGGAGTTGGTCGAACGGATCGCGCCGATGAGTCGCGACGCCGGCGCCTCCGCACCGGTCGACCTCCCCGCCGCGAAGCTGATCGAACGGGCCGGGATGCGGACGATCGTCCTCGACGGGACGGACCCACAGGCCGTCGAAGACGCGATTCTCACCGGCGCACACACCGGCACGGACGTGGTCCCCGAGGGGACCGACGAGCCGAGCTACTGGGCCCACTGA
- a CDS encoding class I SAM-dependent methyltransferase, which yields MGTTVTGSDASDRYEIDDVAFLGRTFAEYRRMLGLEAVELSGRRVLDCPGGACGFTAGARARGADAYAVDPVYGPPVEHVADRARRDLHRAVDALDEVEHLYVWDVYDDPADLASHRWSALGRFLADYADHGDRYLPAALPRLPFPDDTFDLVCSAHLLFLYADHFDHEFHVRALRELCRVARGEVRLFPLVDLATERYDGLDDLLLWLERAGHDPTVRPVDFEFQRGADECLVIDAATG from the coding sequence GTGGGGACCACGGTGACGGGGAGCGACGCGAGCGACCGGTACGAGATCGACGACGTGGCGTTCCTCGGCCGGACGTTCGCGGAGTACCGGCGGATGCTCGGGTTGGAGGCCGTCGAACTGTCCGGCCGACGTGTCCTCGACTGTCCGGGCGGCGCCTGCGGGTTCACCGCGGGGGCTCGGGCACGCGGTGCGGACGCGTACGCAGTCGACCCGGTGTACGGCCCACCGGTCGAGCACGTGGCGGACAGAGCACGCCGGGACCTGCACCGGGCGGTCGACGCACTCGACGAGGTCGAACACCTGTACGTGTGGGACGTGTACGACGACCCGGCGGACCTCGCCTCCCACCGGTGGAGTGCGCTCGGGCGGTTCCTGGCGGACTACGCCGACCACGGTGACCGCTATCTCCCGGCAGCGCTCCCGCGGCTCCCGTTCCCAGACGACACGTTCGACTTGGTGTGTTCGGCGCACCTCCTGTTCCTGTACGCCGATCACTTCGACCACGAGTTCCACGTCCGTGCGCTCCGGGAACTGTGTCGTGTCGCCCGTGGAGAGGTGCGACTGTTCCCGTTGGTCGACCTCGCGACGGAACGGTACGACGGACTCGACGATCTACTCTTGTGGCTCGAACGTGCCGGGCACGACCCGACGGTCCGGCCGGTCGACTTCGAGTTCCAGCGCGGCGCCGACGAGTGTCTCGTGATCGACGCCGCGACTGGGTGA
- a CDS encoding molybdopterin synthase yields the protein MQTLGLVGAVPPGVVSTAVDRLDGDVALVTAESAGRDDETTESVAPGSEAGPADTTVTLEPDGTSRTVVADDDVAAVLDRLAPAHDYALVVGASRLRLPTVVVGGEPDPLVPSAEADFLTAHAPTGADAADRAVPGDVVARYEDSSTLTPERVVDHVEDAEAYVTLGTLVQRVTDTPDADRGGAVATFTGRVRARDDPDDDRTTHLTFERYEGVAAERLATIESELTDREGVLAVETHHRTGVIPAETDIVFVVVLAGHREEAFAAVSDGIDRLKDEVPIFKRESTVDEEFWVHERDGE from the coding sequence ATGCAGACGCTCGGACTCGTCGGTGCAGTGCCGCCGGGGGTGGTGTCGACCGCCGTCGACCGACTGGACGGCGACGTGGCACTCGTGACGGCCGAGTCGGCGGGGAGAGACGACGAGACGACCGAGTCGGTGGCGCCCGGGTCCGAGGCGGGTCCCGCGGACACGACCGTCACGCTCGAACCGGACGGGACGAGTCGGACGGTGGTCGCGGACGACGACGTGGCGGCCGTCCTCGACCGGCTGGCACCGGCCCACGACTACGCGCTCGTGGTCGGCGCCTCGCGGCTCCGTCTCCCGACCGTCGTCGTGGGCGGCGAGCCCGACCCACTCGTTCCGAGCGCGGAGGCGGACTTCTTGACGGCTCACGCACCGACGGGTGCCGATGCGGCGGACCGTGCCGTCCCGGGGGACGTCGTCGCTCGCTACGAGGACTCGTCGACACTGACGCCGGAGCGGGTGGTAGACCACGTTGAGGACGCCGAGGCGTACGTCACACTGGGGACGTTGGTCCAGCGTGTGACGGATACGCCGGACGCCGACCGGGGCGGTGCCGTCGCGACGTTCACCGGGCGCGTCCGGGCTCGCGACGACCCCGACGACGACCGGACGACACACCTCACCTTCGAGAGGTACGAGGGGGTCGCCGCCGAGCGACTGGCGACCATCGAGTCGGAGTTGACCGACCGCGAGGGCGTCTTGGCCGTCGAGACGCACCACCGGACCGGCGTGATCCCGGCGGAGACGGACATCGTCTTCGTCGTCGTGCTCGCCGGCCACCGGGAAGAGGCGTTCGCGGCCGTCTCCGACGGCATCGATCGGCTGAAAGACGAGGTGCCGATCTTCAAACGCGAGTCGACCGTCGACGAGGAGTTCTGGGTCCACGAACGCGACGGCGAGTGA
- a CDS encoding site-2 protease family protein, with amino-acid sequence MSAADTDSVPTPPELEEVFHLTQVRDDGDRIVYYGVSELPERELVERLWEPFREAGYDVQAADTGTGRDVIVARRYSTGVEGVPWVNVALLVATVLSTLFVGAVGWYYVPFETVTANPLAALEAWPFTAAVLGVLLTHELGHYAMGRYHGVDVSLPYVIPFFLPFGTMGAIIRMRSRMPDRRALFDIGVAGPLAGLVATVVVTAIGLFLGPMEVPAGTVTEGTRVIVFNNPPLLELLATLTGQPAAYTDPGQVAHPVIMGGWIGMFFTLLNLLPVGQLDGGHILRAIVGERQETVAAVVPLVLFGLAGYLHFVRGLGLNESVGLWGFWGLFAAFIAYRGPAHPIDDSRLDDRRVALGVVTFALGLLCFMLVPIEVATL; translated from the coding sequence ATGAGTGCCGCGGACACGGACTCGGTCCCCACCCCACCGGAACTCGAGGAAGTCTTCCACCTGACACAGGTCCGCGACGACGGCGACCGGATCGTCTACTACGGCGTCTCCGAACTCCCAGAGCGGGAACTCGTCGAGCGACTCTGGGAGCCGTTCCGCGAGGCAGGGTACGACGTACAGGCGGCCGACACCGGCACCGGCCGGGACGTGATCGTCGCCCGCCGGTACTCTACCGGTGTCGAGGGGGTGCCGTGGGTCAACGTCGCGCTGTTGGTCGCGACGGTGCTCTCGACGCTGTTCGTCGGCGCGGTCGGTTGGTACTACGTCCCCTTCGAGACGGTCACTGCGAACCCGCTGGCGGCACTGGAGGCGTGGCCGTTCACCGCGGCGGTGTTGGGTGTCCTGTTGACCCACGAACTGGGTCACTACGCCATGGGACGGTACCACGGCGTCGACGTGTCTCTCCCGTACGTGATCCCGTTCTTCCTCCCGTTCGGCACGATGGGGGCGATCATCCGGATGCGGAGCCGGATGCCCGACCGGCGGGCGCTGTTCGACATCGGTGTCGCCGGTCCGCTGGCGGGGCTCGTCGCCACGGTCGTCGTCACCGCGATCGGCCTGTTCCTCGGGCCGATGGAGGTGCCGGCCGGTACCGTCACCGAGGGGACGCGAGTGATCGTGTTCAACAACCCACCACTGCTGGAGCTGCTCGCCACCCTCACCGGCCAGCCCGCTGCCTACACCGACCCCGGCCAGGTCGCGCACCCGGTGATCATGGGTGGGTGGATCGGGATGTTCTTCACACTCCTGAACCTGCTGCCGGTCGGGCAACTCGACGGTGGACACATCCTGCGGGCCATCGTCGGCGAGCGCCAGGAGACGGTCGCCGCGGTCGTCCCGCTCGTGTTGTTCGGACTCGCCGGCTACCTCCACTTCGTCCGCGGACTGGGCCTCAACGAGTCCGTCGGCCTGTGGGGGTTCTGGGGGCTGTTCGCCGCGTTCATCGCCTACCGCGGCCCGGCCCACCCGATCGACGACTCGCGACTCGACGACCGCCGCGTCGCGCTCGGCGTCGTCACCTTCGCGTTGGGGCTGCTCTGTTTCATGCTCGTCCCCATCGAGGTCGCGACGTTGTGA
- the thiL gene encoding thiamine-phosphate kinase — protein MDERDALGLLASELPTAGDDAAVVGDAVLTTDMLHETTDFPDGVTRYTAGWRAVGASLSDVAATGAAATAAVAVYGAPTFDAAELRAFVRGARDVCAAVDAEYVGGDLDETEEFTTATTALGHLREPDQTETAAGTEESQSRDHTPAPLRRDGAAVGDAVCVTGRLGRTAAALRLFADGATDRGNELFRFEPRVAAGRALRPYATAAMDVSDGLARSLHQLADASDCGFAITSESLPIHPAVDETASDDEDRLGMATTVGEDFELLCTVPPESLADARADCPVALSRIGEVTASGVTLDGASVADDGWTHGN, from the coding sequence ATGGACGAACGCGACGCGCTGGGGCTGCTCGCCAGCGAACTCCCGACGGCCGGCGACGACGCAGCGGTCGTCGGCGACGCCGTGCTCACGACGGACATGCTCCACGAGACGACGGACTTCCCGGACGGGGTGACCCGCTACACCGCCGGGTGGCGTGCCGTCGGGGCGTCGCTGTCGGACGTGGCCGCGACTGGAGCCGCCGCGACGGCCGCCGTGGCAGTGTACGGCGCGCCGACGTTCGACGCCGCAGAACTCCGGGCGTTCGTCCGTGGCGCTCGCGACGTGTGTGCCGCCGTCGACGCCGAGTACGTCGGTGGCGACCTCGACGAGACCGAGGAGTTCACCACCGCGACGACGGCACTGGGTCACCTCCGGGAACCGGACCAGACGGAGACGGCGGCTGGGACGGAGGAGAGCCAGTCACGGGACCACACGCCGGCACCACTGCGGCGCGACGGGGCAGCCGTCGGCGACGCCGTCTGTGTCACCGGTCGACTCGGGCGAACGGCGGCCGCGTTGCGACTGTTCGCGGACGGCGCGACGGACCGCGGGAACGAGCTCTTCCGGTTCGAGCCGCGTGTCGCGGCCGGACGCGCCCTCCGCCCGTACGCGACGGCCGCGATGGACGTGAGCGACGGTCTCGCGCGCTCGCTCCACCAACTGGCCGACGCGAGCGACTGCGGGTTCGCGATCACGAGCGAGTCGCTGCCGATCCACCCGGCCGTCGACGAGACCGCGAGCGACGACGAGGACCGACTGGGGATGGCGACGACCGTCGGCGAGGACTTCGAGTTGCTGTGTACGGTGCCGCCCGAGTCGCTGGCCGACGCACGGGCCGACTGTCCCGTCGCGCTGTCGCGGATCGGCGAGGTGACCGCGTCGGGGGTCACACTCGACGGCGCGTCCGTCGCGGACGACGGGTGGACACACGGGAACTGA
- a CDS encoding type 1 glutamine amidotransferase translates to MSLEIAVVDASVGGTPARRNLERELSASTTVFAASTGEIPPTPTSPEWTFDAVVVSGSQTAVYDWIHELTEWGRRVYEAGVPALGICWGHQFFAQALGGRVVDMHEYELGYEQIERVGADPLFDGVDETFTSFETHSDRVAALPPGATVLARNDVGVQAYRVGDTYGVQFHPEYDRETATWVVDGKDLPTERLEAVRAGITDDAVAAAAATKTVFDNFLEIAATSQPTVVARGARGSR, encoded by the coding sequence GTGAGCCTCGAGATCGCAGTCGTCGACGCGTCGGTCGGAGGGACGCCGGCACGGCGAAACCTCGAACGGGAACTGTCGGCGTCGACGACGGTGTTCGCGGCGAGTACGGGTGAGATCCCTCCGACCCCGACGAGTCCGGAGTGGACGTTCGACGCCGTCGTCGTGAGTGGGTCACAGACGGCCGTCTACGACTGGATTCACGAACTCACCGAGTGGGGACGCCGCGTCTACGAGGCGGGTGTCCCCGCACTCGGCATCTGTTGGGGGCACCAGTTCTTCGCACAGGCACTCGGTGGGCGCGTCGTGGACATGCACGAGTACGAACTGGGGTACGAGCAGATCGAACGTGTCGGGGCGGACCCGCTGTTCGACGGCGTCGACGAGACCTTCACCAGCTTCGAGACACACTCCGACCGTGTCGCCGCACTCCCGCCGGGGGCGACGGTGTTGGCACGGAACGACGTCGGGGTACAGGCGTACCGGGTGGGTGACACCTACGGCGTCCAGTTCCACCCCGAGTACGACCGCGAGACCGCGACGTGGGTCGTCGACGGGAAGGACCTGCCCACGGAACGACTCGAGGCCGTTCGAGCGGGGATCACGGACGACGCGGTCGCCGCCGCGGCAGCGACGAAGACGGTCTTCGACAACTTCCTCGAGATCGCGGCGACGAGCCAGCCGACGGTCGTCGCCCGCGGCGCTCGGGGGAGTCGCTGA
- a CDS encoding DUF2892 domain-containing protein, with translation MQQNVGEADGTVRVLLGAVLGVVSLAVLAGSVPLPTLASPALGVVALVLLVTGAVNTCPLYGLLGVDTLRQRF, from the coding sequence ATGCAACAGAACGTCGGAGAGGCGGACGGGACCGTCCGCGTGTTGCTCGGTGCCGTCCTCGGAGTCGTGTCACTCGCGGTGCTCGCCGGGAGCGTCCCGTTACCGACACTCGCGTCGCCCGCCCTCGGTGTCGTCGCACTGGTGTTGCTGGTGACGGGTGCGGTGAACACGTGTCCGTTGTACGGGCTCCTCGGCGTCGACACGCTCCGGCAGCGGTTCTGA